From the genome of Pelomonas sp. SE-A7, one region includes:
- a CDS encoding DNA translocase FtsK, whose protein sequence is MRTPLWLILGAFAWFLVLLALVSHDKADAAFSISGSRELYANRLGALGAWISDLLLFCFGYSAWWLMLVSLRLWLGLLARVLRAQEATHVVSHPARGAGLWLLGLVLLVAASCALEWSRLYGWEPRLPGHAGGVIGYLLGPWSMKALGFAGSGVVWIALLLLGAALALKFSWLNLAEQLGSWLESLRERRQERREIAEDQKVGEQAALEREQVVEVERAVVEEHKPIVIEAPVIEVPKSTRVAKERQQTLFSDPSDAKLPQIDLLDAAPTRVETVTPESLEMTSRMIEKKLRDFGVEVRVVAASPGPVITRYEIEPATGVKGSQIVNLAKDLARSLSLVSIRVVETIPGKNFMALELPNARRQTIRLSEILGSQVYADAASMLTMALGKDIVGAPMVADLAKMPHCLVAGTTGSGKSVGINAMILSLLYKAEARDVRLIMIDPKMLEMSVYEGIPHLLAPVVTDMKQAANALNWCVGEMERRYKLMSKMGVRNLAGYNKKIDEATERGEKIGNPFSLTPEEPEPLERLPHIVVVIDELADLMMVVGKKIEELIARLAQKARAAGIHLILATQRPSVDVITGLIKANIPTRLSFQVSSKIDSRTILDQMGAEALLGMGDMLYMASGTGLPVRVHGAFVSDEEVHRVVEYLKEQGGEPNYIEGILEGGVLEGEGGEPGALGGGGGGDGEADPMYDQAVGIVLQHRRASISLVQRHLRIGYNRAARLLEQMEKSGVVGAMATNGSRELIVPKRDE, encoded by the coding sequence ATGCGCACGCCGCTATGGCTGATTCTTGGCGCGTTCGCCTGGTTCCTGGTGCTGCTGGCCCTGGTCAGCCACGACAAGGCCGACGCCGCCTTCTCGATCTCCGGCAGCCGCGAGCTCTATGCCAACCGCCTGGGCGCGCTGGGCGCCTGGATCTCCGACCTGCTGCTGTTTTGCTTCGGCTACTCAGCCTGGTGGCTGATGTTGGTGTCCCTGCGCCTGTGGTTGGGCCTGCTGGCGCGGGTGCTGCGCGCTCAGGAGGCGACGCATGTGGTTTCGCATCCTGCCCGGGGAGCCGGCCTGTGGTTGCTGGGCCTGGTCCTGCTGGTCGCCGCGAGTTGCGCACTGGAATGGTCGCGCCTCTACGGCTGGGAGCCGCGCCTGCCCGGCCATGCCGGCGGCGTCATCGGTTATCTGCTGGGGCCGTGGAGCATGAAGGCCCTGGGCTTCGCCGGCTCCGGCGTGGTCTGGATTGCCTTGCTGCTGCTGGGTGCGGCCCTGGCCCTGAAGTTCTCCTGGCTGAACCTTGCCGAGCAGCTGGGCAGCTGGCTGGAGTCGCTGCGCGAACGCCGCCAGGAGCGCCGCGAGATCGCCGAGGACCAGAAGGTCGGCGAGCAGGCTGCGCTGGAACGCGAGCAGGTGGTCGAGGTCGAGCGGGCCGTCGTCGAGGAGCACAAGCCCATCGTCATCGAGGCGCCGGTGATCGAGGTGCCCAAGTCCACGCGCGTGGCCAAGGAGCGCCAGCAGACCCTGTTCAGCGACCCCAGCGATGCCAAGCTGCCGCAGATCGACCTGCTGGATGCCGCGCCGACCCGCGTGGAGACGGTGACGCCCGAGTCGCTGGAAATGACCTCACGCATGATCGAGAAGAAGCTGCGCGACTTCGGCGTCGAGGTGCGCGTGGTGGCGGCCTCGCCCGGCCCGGTAATCACCCGTTACGAAATCGAACCCGCCACCGGCGTCAAGGGCTCGCAGATCGTCAACCTGGCCAAGGACCTGGCGCGTTCCCTCAGTCTCGTGAGCATCCGCGTGGTCGAGACCATCCCTGGCAAGAACTTCATGGCGCTGGAGCTGCCCAATGCGCGGCGCCAGACCATACGCCTGTCCGAGATCCTCGGTTCCCAGGTGTATGCCGATGCGGCTTCCATGCTGACCATGGCCCTTGGCAAGGACATCGTGGGCGCGCCCATGGTGGCCGACCTGGCCAAGATGCCGCACTGCCTGGTGGCCGGCACCACCGGTTCGGGCAAGTCGGTGGGCATCAACGCCATGATCCTGAGCCTGCTCTACAAGGCAGAGGCGCGCGACGTGCGCCTGATCATGATCGACCCCAAGATGCTGGAAATGAGCGTCTACGAGGGCATCCCGCACCTGCTGGCGCCGGTCGTGACCGACATGAAGCAGGCGGCCAACGCGCTCAACTGGTGCGTGGGCGAGATGGAGCGGCGCTACAAGCTGATGTCCAAGATGGGCGTCCGCAACCTGGCCGGCTACAACAAGAAGATCGACGAGGCCACCGAGCGCGGCGAGAAGATAGGCAACCCGTTCAGCCTCACGCCTGAGGAGCCGGAACCGCTTGAGCGCCTGCCGCACATCGTGGTGGTGATCGACGAGCTGGCCGACCTGATGATGGTGGTCGGCAAGAAGATCGAGGAACTGATCGCCCGCCTGGCCCAGAAGGCCCGCGCCGCCGGCATTCACCTGATCCTGGCCACGCAGCGTCCGTCCGTGGACGTGATTACCGGCCTGATCAAGGCCAATATCCCGACCCGCCTGTCCTTCCAGGTCAGCTCCAAGATCGACAGCCGCACCATCCTCGACCAGATGGGCGCCGAGGCGCTCCTGGGCATGGGCGACATGCTCTACATGGCCTCGGGTACCGGCCTGCCGGTGCGGGTGCATGGCGCCTTCGTCAGCGACGAGGAAGTGCACCGCGTCGTCGAATATCTGAAGGAGCAGGGCGGCGAGCCCAACTACATCGAGGGCATCCTCGAAGGCGGCGTGCTGGAAGGCGAGGGCGGCGAGCCCGGTGCCCTGGGCGGCGGCGGTGGCGGCGACGGCGAAGCCGATCCCATGTACGACCAGGCCGTGGGCATCGTGCTGCAGCACCGCCGGGCCTCGATCTCGCTGGTGCAGCGCCACCTGCGCATTGGCTACAACCGCGCGGCCCGCCTGCTGGAGCAGATGGAGAAGTCGGGCGTGGTCGGTGCCATGGCCACCAACGGCAGCCGCGAACTGATCGTGCCCAAGCGCGACGAATGA
- a CDS encoding Crp/Fnr family transcriptional regulator, giving the protein MAMLSNLDLIRRVPLFSLLTTDQAQSIADSVVKRRFKRGEIIVEQGTKSNALFILLNGRARVLTADSRGREVILAVLQPGDYVGEMSLIDNENHSATVRAEVQTDMLVLGRMEFARCLPESSSLAYAILRGLVARLRNADRQIESLALLDVYGRVARTLLDMAEEEKGIKIIRGKVSRQDMAKVVGASREMVSRVMKDLEDKGVIETLENGSVVIKERLQHD; this is encoded by the coding sequence ATGGCGATGCTGTCGAACCTGGACCTGATCCGCAGGGTGCCCCTGTTCTCTCTGCTGACCACCGATCAGGCTCAGTCGATTGCCGACAGCGTGGTGAAGCGCCGCTTCAAGCGGGGCGAGATCATCGTCGAGCAAGGCACGAAGTCCAATGCGCTGTTTATCCTGCTGAACGGTCGCGCCCGTGTGCTGACGGCGGACAGCCGCGGCCGCGAGGTCATCCTGGCGGTGCTTCAGCCCGGCGACTACGTGGGCGAGATGAGCCTGATCGACAACGAAAACCATTCGGCCACGGTGCGCGCCGAAGTCCAGACCGACATGCTGGTGCTGGGCCGCATGGAGTTCGCCCGCTGCCTGCCCGAGAGCAGCAGCCTGGCCTACGCCATCCTGCGCGGCCTGGTGGCCAGGCTGCGCAATGCCGACCGGCAGATCGAATCGCTGGCCCTGCTGGACGTCTACGGCCGCGTGGCCCGCACCCTGCTCGACATGGCCGAGGAAGAGAAGGGCATCAAGATCATCCGCGGCAAGGTCTCGCGGCAAGACATGGCCAAGGTGGTCGGCGCCTCGCGCGAGATGGTCAGCCGTGTGATGAAGGACCTGGAAGACAAGGGCGTGATCGAGACGCTGGAGAACGGTTCGGTCGTCATCAAGGAACGCCTGCAGCACGACTGA
- the trxB gene encoding thioredoxin-disulfide reductase, which yields MTQSTQHHKLLILGSGPAGYTAAIYAARANLQPTLITGIAQGGQLMTTTEVDNWPADVMGVQGPELMQRFQQHAERFNTQMVFDHINEVDLSKRPFTLKGDSGSYGCDALIIATGASAKYLGLPSEESFMGRGVSGCATCDGFFYRGQEVCVVGGGNTAVEEALYLSNIATKVHVIHRRDKFRAEPILVDKMMAKVAEGKMVLHTFHTLDEVLGDQSGVTGVRIKSTQDGSTTDLKLQGCFIAIGHQPNTDIFKGQLEMKDGYIVTKSGLNGFATMTSVPGVFAAGDVQDHVYRQAITSAGTGCMAALDAQRFLEQEQG from the coding sequence ATGACCCAAAGCACCCAACACCACAAGCTGCTGATCCTCGGCTCCGGCCCGGCCGGCTACACGGCCGCCATCTATGCCGCCCGCGCCAACCTGCAGCCGACCTTGATCACCGGCATCGCCCAGGGCGGCCAGCTGATGACCACGACCGAGGTGGACAACTGGCCGGCGGACGTGATGGGCGTCCAGGGCCCGGAGCTGATGCAGCGCTTCCAGCAGCATGCCGAGCGCTTCAACACCCAGATGGTGTTCGACCACATCAACGAGGTCGACCTGTCCAAGCGCCCGTTCACGCTCAAGGGCGACAGCGGCAGCTACGGCTGCGACGCCCTGATCATCGCCACCGGCGCCTCGGCCAAATACCTGGGCCTGCCTTCGGAAGAGAGCTTCATGGGCCGCGGTGTCAGCGGTTGTGCGACCTGCGACGGCTTCTTCTACCGCGGCCAGGAAGTCTGCGTGGTCGGCGGAGGCAACACCGCCGTCGAGGAGGCCCTGTACCTGAGCAATATCGCCACCAAGGTCCACGTGATCCACCGCCGCGACAAGTTCCGCGCCGAGCCCATCCTGGTGGACAAAATGATGGCCAAGGTCGCCGAGGGCAAGATGGTGCTGCACACCTTCCACACGCTGGACGAAGTGCTGGGCGACCAGAGCGGCGTCACCGGCGTCCGAATCAAGAGCACGCAGGACGGCTCGACCACCGATCTGAAGCTGCAGGGCTGCTTCATCGCCATCGGCCACCAGCCCAACACCGACATCTTCAAGGGCCAGCTGGAGATGAAGGACGGCTACATCGTCACCAAGAGCGGCCTGAACGGATTTGCCACCATGACCAGCGTGCCCGGCGTCTTTGCCGCCGGCGACGTGCAGGACCATGTCTACCGCCAAGCCATCACCTCGGCCGGCACCGGCTGCATGGCCGCGCTGGACGCCCAGCGGTTCCTGGAGCAGGAACAGGGCTGA
- the rpmB gene encoding 50S ribosomal protein L28, with translation MARVCQVTGKKPMVGNNVSHANNKTKRRFLPNLQYRRFWVESENRWVRLRISNAALRLIDKVGIDQVVADLRAKGEL, from the coding sequence ATGGCACGCGTCTGTCAAGTCACGGGCAAGAAGCCCATGGTGGGAAACAATGTCTCCCACGCCAACAACAAGACCAAGCGTCGGTTCCTGCCCAATCTGCAGTACCGCCGTTTCTGGGTCGAGAGCGAGAACCGCTGGGTCCGCCTGCGCATCAGCAACGCCGCTCTGCGTTTGATCGACAAGGTCGGCATCGACCAAGTCGTCGCCGATCTGCGCGCCAAGGGCGAGCTCTGA
- the rpmG gene encoding 50S ribosomal protein L33: MAAKGGREKIKLESTAGTGHFYTTNKNKKTTPEKLEFMKFDPKARKHVLYKEIKLK, from the coding sequence ATGGCTGCAAAAGGCGGACGCGAGAAGATCAAGCTGGAATCCACGGCTGGTACCGGTCACTTCTACACCACCAACAAGAACAAGAAGACGACGCCCGAAAAGCTCGAATTCATGAAGTTCGACCCCAAGGCTCGCAAGCACGTCCTGTACAAGGAAATCAAGCTGAAGTAA
- a CDS encoding DUF3016 domain-containing protein: MNRIFKPLLMAALLVSAGAQAAVTVRFVQPEKFVDLGWFTGDRDETLKGIQSHLQTQAAKYLSGSQDLAIEVSDVNLAGEEEPWGRRMDHIRVMRQITIPTMDLSYKLTEGGRVLKEGKAHVVDMNYMDRSNRYSTGDQLRFEKRMLDEWLKEEFGGGKKP; this comes from the coding sequence ATGAACAGGATCTTCAAGCCGCTGCTGATGGCAGCCCTGCTGGTGAGTGCTGGTGCACAGGCTGCGGTGACCGTGCGTTTCGTCCAGCCTGAGAAGTTCGTTGACCTGGGCTGGTTCACCGGTGATCGTGACGAGACGCTCAAGGGCATCCAGTCGCATCTGCAGACCCAGGCCGCCAAATACCTGAGTGGCAGCCAGGACCTCGCGATCGAGGTTTCCGACGTCAACCTGGCCGGTGAAGAGGAGCCCTGGGGGCGGCGCATGGACCATATCCGCGTGATGCGCCAAATTACGATCCCGACCATGGACCTCAGCTACAAGCTCACCGAAGGCGGTCGGGTGCTCAAGGAAGGCAAGGCCCATGTCGTGGACATGAACTACATGGACCGTTCCAACCGCTATTCCACGGGTGATCAGCTGCGCTTCGAGAAGCGCATGCTCGACGAGTGGCTGAAGGAAGAGTTCGGCGGCGGCAAAAAGCCCTGA
- a CDS encoding fatty acid desaturase has translation MSIHDALVQWLGYGLLDASAWQIVLYTLVLTHFTILSVTIFLHRAQSHRALELGPIPSHFFRFWLWLTTGMVTKEFVAIHRKHHAKCETEEDPHSPQTRGLKALLLTGVELYRAESKNMETMAKYGTGTPDDWIERNLYTRFSWQGVGLMLIINLALFGAIGATIWAIQMAWIPVWATGVINGIGHYWGYRNFEAPDASRNVVPWGILIGGEELHNNHHTYPVSAKFSVKPFEFDIGWGYIRAFELIGWAKVRKTAPKLTLGEIKPADKDTLEAVISNRYEVMAAYGRSLKAACAAELAKLKAQGEQHSAKWAQFKLAKRWLHRDNDFIPADGQAGISGARAASPAIDKLLSMREELRQLWTRTNVSAEQLVADLQAWCRKAEESGIAELRAFSMSLRAARA, from the coding sequence GCCTGTTGGACGCCAGCGCCTGGCAGATCGTGTTGTACACCCTGGTCCTGACCCACTTCACCATCTTGAGCGTGACCATCTTCCTGCACCGTGCGCAATCGCACCGTGCTTTGGAACTGGGTCCCATCCCCTCGCATTTCTTCCGCTTCTGGCTGTGGCTGACCACGGGCATGGTGACCAAGGAATTCGTCGCCATCCACCGCAAGCACCACGCCAAGTGCGAGACCGAGGAAGATCCGCACAGCCCGCAGACCCGCGGCCTCAAGGCCCTGCTGCTGACCGGCGTCGAGCTCTACCGCGCCGAGTCCAAGAACATGGAGACCATGGCCAAGTACGGCACGGGCACGCCGGACGACTGGATCGAGCGCAATCTCTACACGCGCTTCTCCTGGCAGGGTGTCGGCCTGATGCTGATCATCAACCTGGCCCTGTTTGGTGCCATCGGCGCCACCATCTGGGCGATCCAGATGGCCTGGATCCCGGTCTGGGCGACCGGCGTGATCAACGGCATCGGTCACTACTGGGGCTATCGCAACTTCGAAGCGCCTGATGCGTCCCGCAACGTGGTGCCTTGGGGCATCCTGATCGGCGGCGAAGAACTGCACAACAACCACCACACCTATCCGGTGTCGGCCAAGTTCTCGGTCAAGCCCTTTGAATTCGACATCGGCTGGGGCTATATCCGCGCCTTCGAGTTGATCGGCTGGGCCAAGGTCCGCAAGACAGCGCCCAAGCTGACGCTGGGTGAGATCAAGCCGGCCGACAAGGACACGCTGGAGGCGGTGATCTCCAACCGCTACGAAGTGATGGCTGCCTATGGCCGCAGCCTCAAGGCCGCCTGCGCTGCCGAACTGGCCAAGCTGAAGGCCCAGGGCGAACAGCACAGCGCCAAGTGGGCGCAGTTCAAGCTGGCCAAGCGCTGGCTGCACCGCGACAACGACTTCATTCCGGCCGATGGACAGGCTGGCATCAGTGGTGCCCGCGCCGCCAGCCCGGCAATCGACAAGCTCCTGTCCATGCGCGAGGAACTGCGCCAGCTCTGGACCCGCACCAATGTGTCGGCCGAGCAATTGGTGGCGGACCTGCAAGCCTGGTGCCGCAAGGCGGAAGAGAGCGGCATTGCTGAGCTGCGCGCTTTCTCCATGAGTCTGCGAGCTGCCCGGGCCTGA